Proteins encoded by one window of Collimonas fungivorans:
- a CDS encoding flagellar basal body L-ring protein FlgH codes for MTAAIKHCARCLVLALVPMLLGGCAQLPREPLVQQPMTARAEVRPAAAVNGAIYQSGYSSQALFEDRRPRNVGDILTIIVSENVNASKNSAANASRNGSTSSALTAIPKIFGGLFGNLDTDAKATNALTAKGGANAANTFNGVITVTVTEVLGNGNLMVSGEKQMMINQGTEFIRFSGVVNPRTVSGNNSVASTQVADARIEYSAKGYIDEAQTMGWLQRFFLNVLPF; via the coding sequence ATGACGGCGGCTATCAAACATTGCGCCAGGTGCCTGGTGCTGGCGCTGGTCCCCATGCTGCTGGGCGGCTGCGCGCAGCTGCCGCGCGAGCCGCTGGTGCAGCAGCCGATGACTGCGCGCGCCGAAGTGCGGCCGGCGGCAGCGGTGAACGGCGCCATCTACCAGTCCGGCTATAGCAGCCAGGCCTTGTTCGAAGACCGGCGGCCGCGCAATGTCGGCGATATCCTGACCATCATCGTCAGCGAAAACGTCAACGCCAGCAAGAACTCGGCGGCCAACGCCAGCCGCAACGGCAGCACCAGCAGCGCCCTGACGGCAATACCGAAGATTTTCGGCGGCCTGTTCGGCAACCTCGATACCGACGCCAAGGCCACCAACGCCCTGACCGCCAAGGGCGGCGCCAATGCCGCCAATACCTTCAACGGCGTGATCACCGTCACCGTGACCGAGGTGCTGGGTAACGGCAACCTGATGGTCAGCGGCGAGAAACAGATGATGATCAACCAGGGCACGGAATTCATCCGCTTCTCAGGCGTGGTCAATCCGCGCACGGTAAGCGGCAACAACAGCGTGGCATCGACCCAGGTGGCGGACGCCAGGATCGAATACAGCGCCAAGGGCTACATCGACGAAGCACAGACCATGGGCTGGCTGCAGCGCTTCTTCCTCAACGTTTTACCGTTCTGA
- a CDS encoding flagellar basal body P-ring protein FlgI — MRLLFQRFLPFSGYSRCAVFLAFCFLCSAPSAQAERLKELASIQGVRDNPLIGYGLMVGLDGSGDQTMQTPFTTQTLNNMLSQLGISMAPGTNMQLKNVAAVMVTATLPSFARPGQNIDVTVSSMGNAKSLRGGTLLMTPLKGADGMVYAIAQGNMVVGGAGASANGSKVQINQLSSGRIPAGAIVERAVSSPLGEANTLTLELNASDFGTAQKAVDAINRSFGAGTASALDARVIQVAAPAQAEARVSFLARLENLDITPAQAVARVVINARTGSVVMNQTVRVLDCAVAHGNLSVVINTQPVISQPGPFSGGSTVVTQTSQIQLNQAGGALQVVKNGASLADVVKGLNTLGANPQDLVSILQAMKAAGALRAELEVI, encoded by the coding sequence ATGCGATTATTATTCCAGCGGTTTTTGCCATTTTCCGGATACAGTCGCTGCGCTGTCTTTCTGGCGTTCTGTTTCCTCTGCAGCGCACCGTCGGCGCAAGCGGAGCGGCTCAAGGAACTGGCCAGCATCCAGGGCGTGCGCGACAATCCGCTGATCGGCTACGGCCTGATGGTCGGCCTGGACGGCAGCGGCGACCAGACCATGCAGACGCCGTTCACCACCCAGACCTTGAACAACATGCTGTCGCAGCTCGGCATCTCGATGGCGCCGGGCACCAACATGCAGCTGAAGAACGTGGCGGCGGTGATGGTGACGGCTACCTTGCCGTCGTTCGCCCGTCCCGGCCAGAACATCGATGTCACCGTGTCGTCCATGGGCAACGCCAAGAGCCTGCGCGGCGGCACTTTGCTGATGACGCCGCTCAAGGGTGCCGACGGCATGGTGTACGCGATCGCCCAGGGCAACATGGTGGTCGGCGGCGCCGGCGCCTCGGCCAACGGCAGCAAGGTGCAGATCAACCAGCTCAGTTCCGGCCGCATTCCAGCCGGCGCCATCGTCGAGCGTGCGGTCAGTTCGCCGCTGGGCGAGGCCAATACCTTGACCCTGGAATTGAATGCCTCGGATTTCGGCACGGCGCAAAAGGCAGTCGATGCGATCAATCGCAGTTTTGGCGCCGGCACCGCCAGCGCCCTCGATGCGCGCGTGATCCAGGTGGCGGCGCCGGCGCAGGCGGAAGCGCGGGTGAGCTTCCTGGCGCGCCTGGAAAACCTCGACATCACACCGGCGCAGGCGGTGGCGCGGGTAGTCATCAACGCCCGTACCGGTTCAGTAGTGATGAACCAGACCGTGCGCGTACTGGATTGTGCGGTGGCGCACGGCAATCTGTCGGTGGTGATCAATACCCAGCCGGTGATCAGCCAGCCGGGGCCGTTTTCGGGCGGCAGCACGGTGGTTACGCAAACTTCGCAAATCCAGCTGAACCAGGCCGGCGGCGCTTTGCAGGTAGTCAAGAACGGCGCTTCGCTGGCCGATGTGGTGAAAGGCTTGAATACGCTGGGCGCCAATCCGCAGGACCTGGTCTCGATCCTGCAGGCGATGAAAGCCGCCGGCGCCTTGCGCGCCGAGCTTGAAGTCATCTGA
- the flgJ gene encoding flagellar assembly peptidoglycan hydrolase FlgJ, producing MSASGPISSSRSGDLDQRFALDVQGVDALRRTTRNSPQDGLKQVSRQFEAMFMQMVLKSMREATPSDGMFDSQQEKMYTSMLDQQLAQNLSGRGLGLAEAMQAQLSRAVDQSRQLPAPLGKLPPSAVDQNPGQPAAAAAASAIPGSVQNLSLYDAASGSGRNAGSGSGPQAYVDQFLSRMTAPAQAASRASGVPSQLILAQAALESGWGKREIKGADGSSSHNLFGIKAGKGWKGPVVQAVTTEYVDGLPQQTTAPFRAYASYEEAFSDYARFLAGNPRYAQVLATRDPAEAAHGLQRAGYATDPQYGEKLARILKQIL from the coding sequence ATGAGCGCCTCCGGTCCTATCAGCAGCAGCCGCAGCGGCGACCTGGACCAGCGCTTTGCGCTGGACGTGCAGGGCGTCGACGCCTTGCGCCGAACTACCAGGAATTCGCCGCAAGACGGCTTGAAGCAGGTGTCGCGCCAGTTCGAAGCGATGTTCATGCAGATGGTGCTGAAGAGCATGCGCGAAGCGACGCCTTCGGATGGCATGTTCGATAGCCAGCAGGAAAAAATGTATACCTCGATGCTGGACCAGCAGCTGGCGCAGAACCTGTCCGGCCGCGGCCTGGGCCTGGCCGAGGCGATGCAGGCCCAGCTCAGCCGCGCCGTCGATCAGTCCCGGCAGCTGCCGGCGCCGCTCGGCAAGCTGCCGCCATCGGCAGTCGACCAGAATCCCGGTCAGCCGGCGGCTGCGGCTGCAGCATCGGCGATTCCTGGCAGCGTACAAAATCTTTCCTTGTATGACGCGGCTTCCGGTTCCGGCAGGAATGCCGGGTCTGGTTCTGGTCCGCAAGCCTATGTCGACCAGTTCCTGTCGCGCATGACCGCGCCGGCGCAGGCCGCCAGCCGCGCCAGCGGCGTACCGTCGCAACTGATCCTGGCGCAGGCCGCATTGGAATCGGGCTGGGGCAAACGCGAAATCAAGGGTGCGGACGGCAGCAGCAGCCACAACCTGTTCGGCATCAAGGCCGGCAAGGGCTGGAAAGGACCGGTAGTGCAGGCGGTCACCACCGAATATGTGGATGGCCTGCCGCAGCAGACTACAGCCCCGTTCCGCGCTTATGCATCGTATGAGGAAGCGTTTTCCGACTACGCCCGTTTCCTGGCCGGCAATCCGCGTTATGCGCAGGTACTGGCTACGCGCGATCCGGCCGAGGCCGCCCACGGCTTACAGCGCGCCGGTTACGCTACCGATCCGCAGTATGGCGAGAAGCTGGCGCGCATCCTCAAGCAGATCCTTTGA
- the flgG gene encoding flagellar basal-body rod protein FlgG — MIRSLSIAKSGLDAQQQQLDVISNNLANVGTTGFKRSRAVFEDLMYQNLRQVGGQTSDQTNLPSGLQIGTGVRLVATERIHTQGNPTKTDNTKDVAITGDGFFQVQMPDGTTAYTRDGSFQSDSTGQLVTASGYPVQPAITIPQNATSMTIAKDGTVSVTQAGSTASVQVGQIQLATFLNSTGLQSNGENLYTETNASGTANQTTPGQNGAGTLSQGYVESSNVNVVEELVNMIQTQRSYEINSKAVTTSDQMLQRLTQL; from the coding sequence ATGATACGTTCACTTTCCATCGCCAAGAGCGGCCTCGATGCGCAACAGCAGCAGCTCGACGTGATATCGAACAACCTGGCCAACGTCGGCACCACGGGCTTCAAGCGCAGCCGCGCGGTGTTCGAAGACCTGATGTACCAGAACTTGCGCCAGGTAGGCGGCCAGACTTCGGACCAGACCAACCTGCCGTCCGGCTTGCAGATCGGCACCGGCGTGCGGCTGGTGGCGACTGAACGCATCCATACCCAGGGCAATCCGACCAAGACCGACAATACCAAGGATGTGGCGATCACCGGCGACGGTTTTTTCCAGGTGCAGATGCCGGACGGCACCACCGCCTATACCCGCGACGGCTCGTTCCAGTCCGATTCCACCGGCCAGCTGGTCACCGCCAGCGGCTACCCGGTGCAGCCGGCCATCACCATTCCGCAAAACGCCACCAGCATGACCATCGCCAAGGACGGCACGGTATCGGTGACCCAGGCTGGCAGCACCGCCAGTGTGCAGGTCGGCCAGATCCAGCTGGCTACCTTCCTGAATTCGACCGGCCTGCAAAGCAACGGTGAAAACCTGTACACCGAAACCAATGCATCCGGCACCGCCAACCAGACCACGCCGGGCCAGAACGGCGCCGGCACTTTGAGCCAGGGTTATGTCGAATCGTCGAACGTGAATGTGGTGGAAGAACTGGTGAACATGATCCAGACCCAGCGCTCCTACGAAATCAACAGCAAGGCGGTCACTACTTCGGACCAGATGTTGCAGCGCCTGACACAGTTGTGA